CGCAGGGCAGTGTTGTCGCTCGCCGTGGCCAACCGGATGCACTCCTGATACTCCTCGACCGCCGCCTCTTCCAGGGCCAGACTCTCGCTCAGGATGACCTCGGACTTGGTCGAATGGGTGATCTCGGGCACCTCGGTGGTCGGGATGCCGCCCAGGGAGACAATCTTGTCGGCCAGCTTGAAGGCGTCCTGCATTTCCTTCTGGACCATGCCGCGCAACCAGCCGACCATTGCCGGCCGGCGCATGCCCTTGACCATATACGAGTTCTGCACGTACTGAAAAATCGTGCGGTATTCACTCTGCAAGGTCTTGTTCAGCTGTGCCAGCAATTGTTCGTCAGCCATCGCCGCCCTCCTTGTTGTGGCTGCCGTATGACAGCCGTCCCGCTCTCGGCCGAGCGCAAAAGAACACCCGCCCGCACTATAGGCCAAGAGCCCCGCTGCTGACAAGTTCTCATTATATCACCCAGATACGACTTGCACGACTTGACTGTTGACCGGAACTTGGGCTAGTAAAAGCACTCCGAATCTCGCCCCAGCCTGAGTGAACGGCCGATTGGGCAGCCTCTTTTTCTATGAATTTTTCTATGAACAAGGAGACGCGAGACATGGCAGCAGATGACCCGACAATGCGATATGCGAGCGAGGGCCTGGAAGAGGAAGAACATATCATTGAGGAGCGGACGGCGCCGGCCCGGCGCCCGCTGGATGAGGACGCGCTGCACGAACCGATCAGCACCCTGCCCTATGTCCCTCCTCTGAATGTCACGCCCCAGACGAGTGTGGCCGAGGCCGTCCGCCTCATGCAGGAACAGCGTGTCGGCTGCGTGCTGGTCCAAGAGGCCGAGCGCCTGGTGGGGATTTTTACGGAGCGCGACCTGCTCAACAAAGTGCTGGGCAATGACCAGGATTTGAGCCAGCTTCAAATCGAGACGGTCATGACCGCCGACCCGGAAGCCCTGCCGACCGATGCCCCGCTGGCCTTTGCCCTGAACCTCATGGGCGAGGGCGGCTTTCGGCGGCTGCCACTCGTCGACGAGGCGCACCGTCCGGTCGGCATGCTGTCGGTCAAGCACATCATTTCCTACCTGGCCGAATTCTTTCCCGAGGCCGTCCTCAACCTGCCCCCCCGGGCCGAGCTGCTGCACCCCGGTGAGGTTGACGGCGGCTGAGGCTGAGGCTGGGGCGGCCGTGCCCGACCGAGCGCCGCTCAGCCGATCCGGGCGCTCTGGCCACCGTCGACTGGCAGGATCACCCCGGTAATAAAGCGCGCCTCGTCCGAGGCCAGAAACAGCGAGGCGTGGGCAATATCCCAGCCCGTGCCCATTTTTCTGCCTAAGGGCACCTGGGCGTCGCGTTCCTGGCGCAGGGCGTCTTTGCCGATATTGCGCGCGGCCGAAATGCCCTCGATGGCCATCGGGGTATCCATCAAACCGGGCATGATGGCGTTGACCCGAATGCCGTACTTGGCATTGCCGAGCGCCATCTGATGGGTCATGGCGTTGATGCCGGCCTTGGAGGTCTTATAGGCCAACATGCCGACCGAGCACACCGCCGCGATCGAGGAGATGCTGATGATGCTGCCGCTGCCCTGCTGGCGCATCACCGGCAGGCTGTGCTTGCAGGGCAAGAAGACGCTCTTCATGTTGACCTCCATGATCCGGTCCCAGGTCTCCTCTTCCAGGTGGGTCGGCCCCGAGTCACGGTCGCCAATGCCGACATTGTTGTGCAGAATATCCAGCCGGCCAAAGTGTTGGACACACTGCTCGACCATGCGCCGACAGTCGTCCGAGTTGGTCGCATCAGCCCCAAAGGCCACGGCCTGGCCGCCGTCTTTGGCGATCATTTCGCAGGTGTCCTGGGCCGACTCCAGCCGTCGGTCAACCACCAGCACCCGCGCGCCCTCGCGGGCATACACGATTGCGGTCGCCCGGCCGTTGCCGATCGTCTCGCCCGGTGTCTGGCCTGCCCCAACAACAATCGCTGCCTTGCCTGTGAGTCGGTCTGCCATACGTCCTCCTTTACGCCAGGGCCATGCGCCCTGCGGTGTTTCACCGGACGCTAGCACCGTGCCCGGCCAGGGACAAGAAAGGCGATGCCGACCGAATTAGGTGAGCTTATCCTTATCGTCTTCACATTTCATGAAAGTTTCATAAAAAGCGGCTTGACTGAATGAACGTTCATGTCATATTTGTAGCCCTTGGCAAACCACAGGAAGGGACCACGGGCGATACCGTTGGGATGGCAGAGCCACCCGGATCGTACCCAGGAGGCACAATGAGGCACCGAGCTGTCCGGCTCGTCGCACTTTCCGTCTTGGCGGCTCTGCTCGCCGCAGACCGACCGGTCGCGGCTCAGGAAACCGCCCGGCGCAGCTGGAAAACCCTGGACGAACTGTCCGCCCAGGAACTCCAGGTCATTGACCGGGCGACCGCCACCCCGCGCCACCCCGAGGTGCCCTACCTGCCGGCCGAACCCTACCCGTTCACCCCGCCCTACACCGCGGAAGAGATGGGCTATCGGCTGATGGAGTACAACCCCCGTCCGCGCTGGTCGGGAGTCGTGGCTAACAGCTGGGCCTCAATCGGCGACACCGGCGTACTGCTGAATCCCGGCAAGTCGATTACCTTTGTCTATTATTCACCGAGCGATCGCGGGATCACCGGGGTGCAGGCCGAGTTTCGTCTCAAGCCCGGCGAGGAAGTCTACCGCTCGCTGAGTCAGGGCGTTGCCCCGCCTGCGGCCGAGGGCTCGCAGTGGATTGCCATCCATTATCGGACCGACAAGAGTTTTCACAAGAAAGAAGAACGTTTTCGCTACTCGTCGTCCATTCGACGCGTGCGCCATCAGGTGCCCCGACGGCGCCAGAGCCGTTTCCCCAACATGGCGCTGACCCCCGACGACTCCTACGGCCGCGACGCCTGGGAATTCCGCTGGCGGATTCTGGGTACCGACGTGGTGCATGAAACCATACGTTTTCCTCACACGCGGCCGACTATCACGCTGCGTGACCTCGACACCAACGAATTTCGCCAGTATCAGACCAAGGCGCTCAAGCCGCTGGGCGAATCCTATCCCCACTACCGGGCCGACGGCGGGGTCGAGGCCTACGTTGTCGAGGCTGTTGCCCGCGAAGACTGGCTACCCAACTATTATGTGCCGCGTCTGATTTTCTGGCTGGACAAACACACGTTTTTTCCCCTGCGGGTCGAGCAGTACGGTCCGGACGGGAAGCTGATCCATATTGAGGTCCGGATGGCCGAGCTGTTCAACCCGGCCCTGGGCGAACACGGCTACGGCACCCGTTTCATCGTCCATTGGCATATTCCGGGCGATATCATGTCCTACATGTGTAACGACAGCCATAAGGTGATCGATTGGGACGAACGGGAAGCCGCAATCTACTTCAACCCCGACTTCATGCGCCGCCAGTGGTATCTGGACACCTCCATCAAAAGCCAGGCCGAGGTGAGGTGCCGCACATCTGGCCGGGCCGGTTTCCCGACCAGCGGCCCATACACCTGTCGGCCGCCATGCAGGCCAAGCTGCACGCCCAGAATACGGCCAACCGGCTGGTTTTTCAGGGAGACAGCGCGCCTGTCCAGGTAGCGGCCGAGCAGACACCCGCCAGCCCAGACCAGACCGGCACCAACGAACACGACACGGCGGCCCGCTACGTCCAGAGTCCGGCCGACCGTCCCTGACCCGTTCCCTCCTGCGGGCGGGAGGCTCTGTGCCCTCCGGAGTCTCCCGCCCGCGCCCTCCAGACCGCCAGCCCTCCCCTGCCCTTGTCCCCCACCGCCGGGCGACCTATGCTCTGGCCTATCCTCTTCCGCCCAGAAAGGACTCAGCATGGAGTTCCGTTACCTTATCGTCGAGCAGGCAGACGGCATCGGTCGTATCACCCTCAACCGCCCCGAGCGGCTCAACGCCATCAACGTCCGCGTCGGTCTCGAACTCCTGGAAGCCTTTGAGGACTGCGAGCGGGACGCCGACGTGCGGGTCGTGATTCTGACCGGCGCGGGCCGGGCGTTCTGCGCCGGCGACGATCTCAAGGGTATGGCCGAGCCGGGTGAGCCCTACCGGGTGTACGACGATCCGGTCAAGCAGTACGTCCAGGGCGAGGGCCGCTGGCCCCTGGTCCTGGCCAAGATGCGAGCCCTGTCCAAGCCGGTCATCGGCATGATTAACGGCCACGCCCACGGCGCCGGCTTCAATCTGGCCCTGGGCTGCGATCTGCGGGTGATGGCCGATACGGCCACCCTGTGCATCCCGTTCGTCAAGCGCGGGATCGCCACCGGCACCAGCCTCCTCCAGCAGTTTGTGGGGATTGGCAAGGCCATGGAGTGGGCCTTACTGGCGCCTCAGCTGTCGGCCCAGGAGGCCGAGCGCTGGGGGCTGGTCAATCGGGTCGTTCCCCTCGACCAGCTCGAAGACGCGACCCTGGAGTGGGCACGCGAGTTTGCCCAGGGGCCGACCCTGACCTACGGCTATACCAAGTCGGCCATCCTGCACGGCTGGGAAACGACAACGCCGGACAAGGCCTACGAATATCAGGGCCAGGCCCTGTATTACGCCCGCCAGACCGAGGACTTTGAGGAAGGCCGACGGGCGTTTCTGGAAAAACGTTCGCCCCGCTTCACGGGCAAATAAGGCGCCTCACAAGTCCCCGACCCGGCGTGAGGTCACGGCCTCCCCGGTGCTGCCCCGGTTGACATGGCTGTTGCGCGCCTGCGCCTCCTGCTTAAGCGAAAAGCGCCGCCACATATCCGGGCCGATGGCGGTCAGCCCACCGTCGACGACCAGGGCTTCGCCGGTCACGAAGGCGGCGTCCTGGCTGGCCAAAAACAGGGCCGCGCCGGCGATGTCCGCCCCTTTGCCGTGTTCCGGCCAGGGTTGAAAGCCGTCCATCGCCTGGGCCGTCTGCTGGGGGTCGCCCTGGTCGGTCAGCCCGGTCAGAATCGCGCCCGGGCAGATGGCGTTGACCCGAATCCGGTCCGGCGCCAGCTGAACGGCGGACGATTTTGTCAGATTGATCACCGCCGCCTTGGCCGCCGAATAGACCAGCGGGCCGGACCCGCCGCTCAGCCCGGCGGTTGAGGCGGTATTGATAATCGCCCCGCCGTGGCCCTGTTTTTTCATGACCCGGGCGGCGTGCTTGATGCCCAGGAACACGCCCTTGGTGAGCACGTCAAACGTATAGTCCCACTCCTCGACCGCAATATCCCAGACCGGTCCGACCACCCCGCCCACCCCGGCATTATTGAAAATAATGTCGAGCCGGCCGAACTCCGACACCGCCAGCTCGACCATGGCCACAATATCGGCCTCTTTGGCCACATCGGTGCGGATAAACCGCGCCGTGTCGGTATGTCCGGCTCCGCGGGCCAGGCCGAGCGTTTTCTCGCCGTTGTCGGCGTTGTAATCGGCAATCACGACGCGCGCCCCTTCGTCAAGAAAACGCAGGACCGTCGCCTGGCCCATTCCGCTCGCCCCGCCGGTAATCACTGCCACTTTGCCTTCGAGTCTCATGGCGGCTGCCTCCTTGTGTGTTGCGTAGAAAGTCCGGCCACTGTAGCGCACTTTGGCTCGGCCGACACCACCGTCCGCCGTCCGCCACGTCTCTTGCATTTCCGTGGCCAGGGGTTGATAAGGCAGAAAGCTCTTGAGAGGATTTTTCTCTATGCAGTGTGGTATTTTTTATCAGCTCCCGTGCGCGCCCCAGCAGTCAATGCAGACCCGCTATCGCCAGACCCTGGAGCAGATCGTGTACGCCGATGCGCTCGGCTTTGACTCGGTCTGGCTGGCCGAGGCGCACTTCAACCCCAGCTTCTCGGTCATGCCCCGGCCGCTGACCGTGGCCGCCGCCTTGGCCGCGCAGACCACACGCATCCGGCTCGGCATTGGCGTCAGTCAGCTACCGCTCCACCACCCCCTGCACATTGCCGAAGAGGCCGCCACGGTTGATATGCTGAGCGATGGCCGCCTGGAGTTCGGGGCCGGCCGCGGGACCTGGAACCAGAATTTTGAGACCTTTGGCGTGCCCTGGGAGGAGCGCAGCCAGCGCCTTGAAGAAGCGTTGGATATCATTGAGCGGGCCTGGACCAGCCCGCGTTTCTCCTACCACGGCGACTACTACGACTTTGACGCGGTCGAGGTCGTGCCCAAACCTGTCCAGCAGCCCTGCCCTCCGATTCATATAGCCGCCAACAGCCCGAGCACGGCCGTCTTCACCGGCCGCCGTGGCTATCGGGTACTCATGGCCGCCCCCATCCATCCCTGGCCCGACGATTTTCTGGGCCACCTGAAGCTCTACCGTGATACCTGTCAGGAGGTTCACGGCTCGCCGACAGCTGGGGGAGTGTCGGCTCTGTTTTTCGTTTATCCCGGCAACGATAGGGCTGATGTACGCGCCCAGGTGGCCGAAAGCCTGGCCCACCATCCTATCGGCGCCGGTCTCGACTATGCGGTGGCCGAGGAACGCATGGCGATCTACGGTCACCCAGACGAGTGCATTGCCAAGATTCGGAGCATCCAGGACAAGATTCAGTGCGACCAGCTGCTGTGCGCCCTGAATCCGGGCGGCCTGATTCCGCACGACACCATGCTCGTCGCCCTGCGCCGCCTTGCCGAAGAAGTCCTGCCGGCCATCCGCGACCTGTAGGGGCGGGTTTAAAGCCCGTCCCTACCGCCTCTTGCGTCATCCCTCAGACGCGAGGATGAATCTCCAGGCTATCGACCTGTCTCAGCTGGGGAAAGATTTTTGCCCACAGGCTGACGATGCCAATCGTGCCCAGACCACCCAGCACAACCGCTGGCACCACCCCAAACCAGGCTGCGGTCACCCCGGACTCAAACTCTCCCAACTCGTTCGAGGCGCCGATAAAGACCGCCTCAACCGCGCTGACCCGCCCCCGCATGTCGTCGGGCGTGGCGACCAGGACCAAGACGCGCCGAATCACCACGCTGACCATGTCGGCCGCGCCCATCAGAAACAGCATCGGGAGCGACAGCCACAGCGTTTCAGACACGCCAAACACAATCGTGGCCGCCCCGAACACCCCGACAGTGACGAGCAAAATGCGGCCGGCGTGCTGCCGAATGGGGCGGCGGGCGACAATCATGGCGGTCAGCAGTGCCCCGGCGGCCGGCGCGCTGCGCA
This window of the Desulfurellaceae bacterium genome carries:
- a CDS encoding ferritin-like domain-containing protein, giving the protein MADEQLLAQLNKTLQSEYRTIFQYVQNSYMVKGMRRPAMVGWLRGMVQKEMQDAFKLADKIVSLGGIPTTEVPEITHSTKSEVILSESLALEEAAVEEYQECIRLATASDNTALRVFLEGALASAEEDAEEVRKMLEE
- a CDS encoding CBS domain-containing protein; amino-acid sequence: MAADDPTMRYASEGLEEEEHIIEERTAPARRPLDEDALHEPISTLPYVPPLNVTPQTSVAEAVRLMQEQRVGCVLVQEAERLVGIFTERDLLNKVLGNDQDLSQLQIETVMTADPEALPTDAPLAFALNLMGEGGFRRLPLVDEAHRPVGMLSVKHIISYLAEFFPEAVLNLPPRAELLHPGEVDGG
- a CDS encoding SDR family oxidoreductase; the protein is MADRLTGKAAIVVGAGQTPGETIGNGRATAIVYAREGARVLVVDRRLESAQDTCEMIAKDGGQAVAFGADATNSDDCRRMVEQCVQHFGRLDILHNNVGIGDRDSGPTHLEEETWDRIMEVNMKSVFLPCKHSLPVMRQQGSGSIISISSIAAVCSVGMLAYKTSKAGINAMTHQMALGNAKYGIRVNAIMPGLMDTPMAIEGISAARNIGKDALRQERDAQVPLGRKMGTGWDIAHASLFLASDEARFITGVILPVDGGQSARIG
- a CDS encoding enoyl-CoA hydratase/isomerase family protein; protein product: MEFRYLIVEQADGIGRITLNRPERLNAINVRVGLELLEAFEDCERDADVRVVILTGAGRAFCAGDDLKGMAEPGEPYRVYDDPVKQYVQGEGRWPLVLAKMRALSKPVIGMINGHAHGAGFNLALGCDLRVMADTATLCIPFVKRGIATGTSLLQQFVGIGKAMEWALLAPQLSAQEAERWGLVNRVVPLDQLEDATLEWAREFAQGPTLTYGYTKSAILHGWETTTPDKAYEYQGQALYYARQTEDFEEGRRAFLEKRSPRFTGK
- a CDS encoding SDR family oxidoreductase: MRLEGKVAVITGGASGMGQATVLRFLDEGARVVIADYNADNGEKTLGLARGAGHTDTARFIRTDVAKEADIVAMVELAVSEFGRLDIIFNNAGVGGVVGPVWDIAVEEWDYTFDVLTKGVFLGIKHAARVMKKQGHGGAIINTASTAGLSGGSGPLVYSAAKAAVINLTKSSAVQLAPDRIRVNAICPGAILTGLTDQGDPQQTAQAMDGFQPWPEHGKGADIAGAALFLASQDAAFVTGEALVVDGGLTAIGPDMWRRFSLKQEAQARNSHVNRGSTGEAVTSRRVGDL
- a CDS encoding LLM class flavin-dependent oxidoreductase → MQCGIFYQLPCAPQQSMQTRYRQTLEQIVYADALGFDSVWLAEAHFNPSFSVMPRPLTVAAALAAQTTRIRLGIGVSQLPLHHPLHIAEEAATVDMLSDGRLEFGAGRGTWNQNFETFGVPWEERSQRLEEALDIIERAWTSPRFSYHGDYYDFDAVEVVPKPVQQPCPPIHIAANSPSTAVFTGRRGYRVLMAAPIHPWPDDFLGHLKLYRDTCQEVHGSPTAGGVSALFFVYPGNDRADVRAQVAESLAHHPIGAGLDYAVAEERMAIYGHPDECIAKIRSIQDKIQCDQLLCALNPGGLIPHDTMLVALRRLAEEVLPAIRDL